In Camelus ferus isolate YT-003-E chromosome 5, BCGSAC_Cfer_1.0, whole genome shotgun sequence, one genomic interval encodes:
- the RPE gene encoding ribulose-phosphate 3-epimerase isoform X5, whose protein sequence is MHFVPNITFGHPVVESLRKQLGQDPFFDMHMMVSRPEQWVKPMAVAGANQYTFHLEATENPGALIKDIRENGMKVGLAIKPGTTVEYLAPWANQIDMALVMTVEPGFGGQKFMEDMMPKVHWLRTQFPSLDIEVDGGVGPDTIHKCAEAGANMIVSGSAIMRSEDPRSVINLLRNVCSEAAQKRSLDR, encoded by the exons gcattttgttcccaacatcaCCTTTGGTCACCCTGTGGTAGAAAGCCTCCGAAAGCAGCTAGGCCAGGACCCTTTCTTTG aCATGCACATGATGGTGTCCAGGCCGGAACAGTGGGTAAAGCCGATGGCTGTAGCAGGAGCCAATCAGTATACCTTTCATCTTGAGGCCACTGAGAACCCAGGGGCTTTGATTAAAGACATCCGGGAGAATGGAATGAAG GTTGGCCTTGCTATCAAACCAGGAACTACAGTTGAGTATTTGGCACCATGGGCTAATCAGATAGATATGGCCTTGGTTATGACAGTGGAACCTGGGTTTGGAGGGCAGAAATTCATGGAAGATATGATGCCAAAG GTTCACTGGTTGAGGACCCAGTTCCCGTCTTTGGACATAGAGGTTGATGGTGGAGTAGGTCCTGACACCATCCATAAATGTGCAGAG GCAGGAGCTAACATGATTGTGTCTGGCAGTGCCATTATGAGGAGTGAAGACCCCAGATCTGTGATCAACCTGTTAAGAAACGTTTGCTCAGAAGCTGCTCAGAAACGTTCTCTTGATCGATGA
- the RPE gene encoding ribulose-phosphate 3-epimerase isoform X6, whose translation MHMMVSRPEQWVKPMAVAGANQYTFHLEATENPGALIKDIRENGMKVGLAIKPGTTVEYLAPWANQIDMALVMTVEPGFGGQKFMEDMMPKVHWLRTQFPSLDIEVDGGVGPDTIHKCAEAGANMIVSGSAIMRSEDPRSVINLLRNVCSEAAQKRSLDR comes from the exons ATGCACATGATGGTGTCCAGGCCGGAACAGTGGGTAAAGCCGATGGCTGTAGCAGGAGCCAATCAGTATACCTTTCATCTTGAGGCCACTGAGAACCCAGGGGCTTTGATTAAAGACATCCGGGAGAATGGAATGAAG GTTGGCCTTGCTATCAAACCAGGAACTACAGTTGAGTATTTGGCACCATGGGCTAATCAGATAGATATGGCCTTGGTTATGACAGTGGAACCTGGGTTTGGAGGGCAGAAATTCATGGAAGATATGATGCCAAAG GTTCACTGGTTGAGGACCCAGTTCCCGTCTTTGGACATAGAGGTTGATGGTGGAGTAGGTCCTGACACCATCCATAAATGTGCAGAG GCAGGAGCTAACATGATTGTGTCTGGCAGTGCCATTATGAGGAGTGAAGACCCCAGATCTGTGATCAACCTGTTAAGAAACGTTTGCTCAGAAGCTGCTCAGAAACGTTCTCTTGATCGATGA